ACATGATTGAAGTAGAGTGAGCCATCTCTACTATCCTTACTTATTCAGGACTACCCCCAAATTTATTTCGTCAATTATTTCCTTTCATTTTTAGTCTTCTCGATGATGCCTTAATTGTGGGTCTTTCTCGACTGGGTTGTAACCTTCCCTGGCTGGAATGGCTCTCTTCCGCTGTAATGACTTGTACCGCACTGTACATAGCTGTGCAATTCTGGCATTATGGCATACCAAAGCTAGTCCAGGTATGGCGCAAATTTAAGCAAAAACCAGACATCGTGAAAATCCCAGCCAGTTGGACACCCCAATGTTTTAGCAGAACGACGGTTACAATGGGTCATCTGGTTGAATATATTGGTGATGTAGAAGATCGCTCCCGTGTTGGCTGTTGGTGAATATTGACAGAATTGGCAAAAACGTTAAGAAAAGGTACTAACTGCCCCAGTTCCCCAGAGGTCTTAGTTCCAGGACAGCTAGCACCTGATGAGAGGAACTCTTTAGCAATGCCACAAGAAACCGCGTTTACCTAATCGGCTAATTGCACCTTCTTGCTCAAATTGCTGTAGCAAGCGTGTTACTGTTACTCTTGTGGTGCCAATTACATCTGCCATATCTTGGTGCGTCAGACGGATCTCAACCAGAACTCCCTGCTTCGTTTCGCTGCCAAACTTATGAGCTAGCCATTTCAACAATTGCCATAGACGTTGTGGAACTTGTCCACTGCGCATCTGAAGCAGATCTTGCATTTGATAAATGTGAGACAGCATCACCTGATTGAGACTTTCAAACTGTCCAAAATTCAGAGTATGCGCCTTTACATCAACTAAACACTCAATTTGGCAAGGATAAATACGAACAAGGGGCTGACCGACAATATCTCCTGTACCCCATAAACCAAGCGGGATCGCTAATCCATTTTCAGTAAAAGTCAATGTGCGAACGGCTCCGGTTTCGATTTGCCAGAGTGTAGTTGTGCTAAGTGGCAAAAACTCTCGCCGTTTAAATGTTTGGATCGCTGAATGGTTGAATTGAGACAGCATGAGGCTAGTATTCATCATGAGTTTTTTGCTGTGAGCGATCTGTAGATCTTGAGAGAGTGCGCCATTTTAACACCAGAAAGGTGTGTAAATCTTTGATATTGCGTTTCTCTAGCCATCCTAGCCAAGCAAGTGCCCAGCGCAAAGGGCAGTGTGACAATATCCAACACCAGAGGCGATCTCCAAGCGAATATTGATTTGATGGCAGACTTCCTCTTAAACGAGATAGCCGAATTGCATAACGAACTGCCGAGCGTTCAGCTTTCAGCGCTAACTGCTGGAAAATTTCCCGATGCAGTTCGCGGGATTCGCGTTTAGCTAATGTCCAGTAAATTCGGGATGACATCCAACTGCGGCGATAAGAACGCTGAAATACTGCAATCAAGCGCGATTTTAGAGTTCGTTTGCTCAAGCTTCACCTCCCGCAGGCAGAGCCGTACAAAAACGAGGCAAGTCTACCTGTCTAATCGCCACAGTCATTCTTATCAACTGTTGCAGCAGGTTGAGTCATCAAATTACCAAACAGCCAGTGGAGAGCTATCTGAAATTCTGCCCTCAGATTTGCGATCAATTGTTCTGTCACCTCAGTAGGTAAGGTGGCAAACAGATGATATCGCCTTTCGGTTTCCATTGCTTTTAGCACCCCAATTAACTCTGATACTTCCATCGCTTGGAGTAACTCTGCCTGTTCCGTTGGTGGTAAATCATTGAGAACAATTGCTGCCAAGCCTTCTCCTAAAATCTGGAGCGCTAATATGCGCTGTTCTAGATCTTCAGTCAATGGTCGTGCTGTTGCAGACATACTGAGGTAACTAGCAAGCTGTTGTGTAAAATCTTGAAAAGGCATTGATAGTTGAGACATGAGTTCACCTCCTTTGTTGCTGAATAAGGCTGCTCAATCGTGTTAAAGCCATTGACGATTATTGTTTGCCCATCAAACTGAGCGATCCAGTGCGCGGATAAAAGCATCGTGAGGTGGAATGCCTTGCTTGAGCAGCTTGACATACTGCAACTCTGCCTGTCGAGCACATAATTCAGCCCATTGCGTATCCAAAATTGCCAAATCGATGCAGGCTTGCGGTGGAACTCTAGTATCAGCAAACAGCGAGTTCTGATGGTGGGATGATGTCGGCTGGATATCTCTAACTCGATACCCTGCAAAGCTTTGATACGTTATATAGCCTTGCCAACTCATGTAGCTCATTTCTAACTCTGAGTGATGGATTCTCCATTCATCCATCCCACATCCCTCAGTTGGCGTGACGTACCTGGCAACTAGAATAGCCTTGCAGGCAAGGCAAGAAAGAATGCAGCAGCTATTGACAATCAGCCAGTCGTACCATTCTGCTTTGTTTTGCGCAATTTTGGAGGTTGAGATGATGACAGCAGCGATCGCGCTACCAATTCCAATGGCAGTGCCCAATTTCCAAAGATATCTCTGATTGTGAGGTTTAAACACCATTGTTAATATCTCCTGTCTTTTCTCTTTACTACCCATCAGGAGCATTCAGGAGAGAGTAGACAATCTCTTCAGAAGACTCCCGCTGCAAAGACTGAGAAACGGGTAAAACTTCAGGATCGGCTATGCCCTGAAGCAGGCTTGCCTGCTGGTCATAGGTTAGGGCTTCAAAAACATTGATCGCCTTGTCCTTCTCCAACAGCCGAAATGCTAGACCGCGTTTGTGAGGTTCAATTTCAAGAAGCGATCGCACCAACACGGCTAAAGGCAGTTGATTGGCTGTTTGCTTTGTAGCTGCTAGAGATTTGGGTTGATGTAGTAAGTCATTGAAAACATTTCGTTGCATGGGCTGCTTTCTGAATGAGTGGGTCAATCTGACTCACTATTTAAAGCGCTCTTTTATTGACAGAAGCAAACTCTACCTCTACAGAAGGCACTGGATAAGGTGAAATAAAAATACATCAGGTTTGAATGTCAAGCAGCAAGGATACTAGATAGAAGTAGAGCAACAGCCCAGTGAAGTCTTTAATAGTTGTAATAAAGGGGTCGGCGGCTGG
The sequence above is a segment of the Chroogloeocystis siderophila 5.2 s.c.1 genome. Coding sequences within it:
- a CDS encoding magnesium transporter MgtE N-terminal domain-containing protein translates to MSQLSMPFQDFTQQLASYLSMSATARPLTEDLEQRILALQILGEGLAAIVLNDLPPTEQAELLQAMEVSELIGVLKAMETERRYHLFATLPTEVTEQLIANLRAEFQIALHWLFGNLMTQPAATVDKNDCGD
- a CDS encoding magnesium transporter MgtE N-terminal domain-containing protein, yielding MQRNVFNDLLHQPKSLAATKQTANQLPLAVLVRSLLEIEPHKRGLAFRLLEKDKAINVFEALTYDQQASLLQGIADPEVLPVSQSLQRESSEEIVYSLLNAPDG
- a CDS encoding Crp/Fnr family transcriptional regulator — its product is MMNTSLMLSQFNHSAIQTFKRREFLPLSTTTLWQIETGAVRTLTFTENGLAIPLGLWGTGDIVGQPLVRIYPCQIECLVDVKAHTLNFGQFESLNQVMLSHIYQMQDLLQMRSGQVPQRLWQLLKWLAHKFGSETKQGVLVEIRLTHQDMADVIGTTRVTVTRLLQQFEQEGAISRLGKRGFLWHC